From the Chlamydiota bacterium genome, the window AAGGCGACCGCGACACGGCGCGGGCGCACCGCGCCGCGGAACAGGTACGAGGCGCCGTAGAAGAAGAGGGCGTAGCAGGCCGCCTCGAGGAGCGCGGCCCCCCGCTCGGAGGCGGGGCCGAACGGGGAGAGGAGGGCGGAGGCGGCGATCGAGGCGAGGAGGAGGGCGATCGGGAGGTCGAGGGGGGTGCGCACGATGTAGCGCCGCGGACGGACGACGGCGAGGGCGAGCCAGAGGCCGCAGAAGACGACGGCGATGTTCTTGGCGCTGGTGACGCTCAGGGACCCGAGCGGGGTCGCGAGCCGGAACGCGGACGGCCTCAAAAAGAGGATGACGAGCACGGCCCAGAAGACCGCCGCGAGGAGCCGGTCGAAGGCCGCGAGGATGCGGTGTGCGCCGGTCACGGTTCGAAGGTCACAGTCCGTCGATTTCGATCGCGCAGACATCCGCACGCTCCTGTGCGCACTCGCCCGTCCCCCCTCACTCCCAGAGCGAGAAGAGGAACCAGAACAGATCCCGCCTGATGAAGGTGCAGTAGGCGACGAAGAGCGCCTGCTTCTCCGCGGCCCCGGCCCGTTTCCCGGGCCTCAGGCGGTAGAGCCCGGCCTTGAGCCCCGCCCGCGCGGCGTCGACGCAGATGCCGAGGGCGAAGAGCGGGCGGAAGGCGAGCTCGAAGAGGGCGGCGCGGACTCCTCCCTCGTGCTTCCGGAAGTAGCGGAGCAGGCTGCGCGCCCCGGGAAGGATGACGCCGGCCCTGTTCTGCCGGCGGCTCCTCCCGCCGTAGTGCGTGACGACCGCCTCGGGGCGCAGGACGATGCGCCAGCCCGCGTCCTTGATCCTCCGGCACAGATCCACCTCCTCGAAGAAGATGAAATACCCCTCGTCGAGGAGCCCGACGCGGTCGAGGGCGCTTCTGCGGAGGAAGAGGGCGGCGCCCGAGGGCTGGTCCACCTCGACCGCCTTGTCGAAACGCTCCCCGCGCATCTTCACCCGTTCGTAGGCCCGGCGGAAGAACCCGAGGCGGCCGAGCACCGTCTTGGAGGCGAAGGCGAAGGCGAAGGTCGGAAAGCGCCGCGCCGCGTGCTGGATGCTCCCGTCCTCGTTGAGGAGGAGCGGGCCGCAGGCGCCGACGCCGGGCTCGGCGTCCATGAAGGCGGCGAGCCGCTCGAGCGCCCCCTCGTGCACCTTCGTGTCCGGGTTGAGGAGGAGCGCGTAGCGCCCCGAGGCGAGGCGCAGCGCCTGGTTGTTGGCGGCGGCGAAGCCGCGGTTGGCGGTGTTGGCGATCAGCCGGACCCGCGGGAACTCTTCGCGGACGAGGGCGGCGGAGCCGTCGCGGGAGGCGTTGTCCACGACGAAGATCTCGACGGAGAGGCGCCCCGCGCCCGCCGGAATCGAGGAGAGGCAGCCGCGCAGGTACCGCGCCGAGTTCCAGCCCACCACCACGACGGAGAGGTCGGTCACGAGGCCCCCTTGCCGCAGAGATCCGAGAGGATGGCGAGGAGCCGCGGCGCGTGCGCCGCGAGCGAGTAGCGTTGCTCGACCGTCTCGCGCCCCCGGGCGGAGACGGCCTGCCGCACGGCGGGGTCGCGGAGGAGGCGTTCCAGGGCGCCTTCCCACTCCGCGGGGGAGGAGGCGAGGAAGCCGTTGCGTCCGTTGGTGATGATCGTCGAGATCACGCCCACCGGCGCGCAGACGGCGGGGACGCCGCACGCCATGTAGACCAGCGCCTTCAGGGCGCACTTCCCGCGGGCCCACGGGGTGTCGGGCAGCGGCATCAGGCCGATGTCGAAGCCGGAGAACTCGGCCACCTCGTCCGCGGCGCTCCAGCGGGAGAACTCGCTGCGCACCGCCGCGTGCCCCGCGAAATCGATGCCGTCCGCGGTGTCGCTCACGACGCGGAGGGTGAACGGCACGCGCCGGGCGAGCCGGTCGAGGACCGGCAGCAGTTCGTTCAGGTAAGGGTTGGTGCTCCGGCTCCCGCTCCAGCCGACGACGGGGGGGGCGTGCGCGGCCCGCGCGGCCGGTCGGTAGCGCTCCGTGTCGACCACGGTCGGAAAACAGAAGACCCGCGCGGAGTGCCGCGCCGCCATGCCGCGGAGCGTCTCGTTGCCCGCGAGCACCAGGTCGCTCATTCGGACCATCCCGCGGAAGCGGCGCATCCTGGCGCGGTGGGGGGAGGCCGTTCGGCCGTCTTCGCGGTAGATCACCGCGTCGTCGACGTCGTAGACGAGACGACGCGCCGCGCGCCGGAGGATGAACCGGTCGAGCGGGCGCAAAAGCTTCTTCTGGACGACGACGACGTCGTAGCCGCCGAGGCTGCGGAGGAGCCGGATCCGCCTGAACCCCGCGGGGGGGATGCGGAGCGGCGTGCAGGCGGCGCCGTGCCGCTCGAGGTAGGGGATGAACTGCGCCGCCCGGAACCGGAAGCTCGGCTTCTCGAAACGCGTGGTCAGGAACGCGATGTGCATGGGGACCCCGCTCTTGCGCCCGCCCGGGGCGCTACTCCCTCTCCGCGACGACGAGGATCGACTTCGCGAAGTCGACGCAGAGGTACTTGTGCAGGGGGGCGGCGACCCAGATTCTGAAGAGTCTCCGGAAGAAGGCGTCGTTGTAGATCCTGAAGATCTTCTTTACCTTGAAGCCGAGCGAGATGAGGATCCCGCCGATCTCGTCGTAGCGGTACGTCACCTTGTGGGAGTACTCCCACAAGCGGTTCGGGTGGAAGGCGTTGGGGGTCGTCAGGATCAGCTTCCCCCCGGGGAGGAGCAGCTCGTGGATGGCGCTGAGGAGCTGGACGCCGTCCTCGAACGACAGATGCTCGATGACCTCGAAGAGGAAGACCACGTTGAACCGCTCCTTGATCTCGTCGAGCGAATAGAAATCCTGCTTCGTCTCGCGGTCGATGTCCATGCTCTTGTAGGAGAGCCGGTAGCCGCAGACGTCCATCAACCGCTGCCGGAGCTCGCGCGTCGACGAGCCGATGTCGAGGATCGAGTCGCCGTCCCGGATCTCCTCGAGGACGACCTCGAGGTGCTTCTTGCGCACCCCGAGGTCCCAGAAGTCGGGGAATTTGCTCTGGATCTCCCGCCGGGTCTTGTACAGGGTGCTCCAGCTCGTCTTGAGCCGTGTAAGGGGGTCGCCGCAGGCGCTGCGCGTGTCGTTCACCTTCCCTCCGCGGCGAGCGCCTCGCGCGCCCGCTTGTTCGCGTCGTGCCGCCGTATCCGCTCCGTTTTCCGCGCGATCCTCCGCGCGAGACGCCTCCCCGCCGCGCCCGACCGGCGTCTGCCGAGGTAGGCGAGGAGGAAACGCATCCGATCCGCCCTCGTCACCGCGGGGGAGGGGGCGGAATAGTTCAACGCCGCGAGGTCCTTGACCGCGCGGCGGCGGTGCCCCGGGCCGCCCCGCGTCACCCGCTGCAGGTCGATGAGGGTCAGGCCCCCGTCCGACCGCAAAAACAGGTGGCACAGGTAGAAATCCCGGTGCGTGAAGCCGGCCCCGTGCATCAGGCGCGCGCACCGCGCCAGGGAAAGAAGTATACACCTCTTTTCGCGAAAATGCCCCCGAAAAGAGGCGGCGAAATCCTCGAGGCGCGTCCCCGACACCCCCTCGGTCGCGATGAAGGAGCCGCCGAGCCAGGGGAAACGCCGGCGCTCGCCGAGGGCCACCGGGGCCATCGTGTCGAGGCCGGCGCGGCGGAGCGCCGCGATCGCCTCCCACTCGCGCCGCGCCGCGGAGCGCGGGGCCTTCCTGGCGAAAAGATCCCCGAGCGCCTCGCGAAGCGGGGTGCGGAGGTGCTGCTTGAGGTAGAGCAGCGGGGCCGGGGCGGCGGGCGGCGTCTCCGGCGTCCCCTGCGCCGCGGAGGCCCCCTCCGGGGGGGGCGCGGAAAAGACGACGCGCGCGATCCTCCGCCGGCGCTTCTCCCTCGCGGGGCCGTCCCCGGCAAAGTTGATCAGGGCGCTGTACGAATCGAGGCCGCGGGCGCGCAGCGCGGGCAGCCAGCGCGGGTCGATGCGCACCGTCCCCCGTTCGTCAGCGCGCGATTCCACGGCGCTCCTCCATCGCCAGGCGGTAGACGGCGAGGGTCGCCTCCGCGTTGGCTTCGACGGTGTAGGCCAGCGACTTCCTGCGCGCCGCCTCCGCCATCCGCGCACGCGTTTCTTCCCGGGCGAGGGCGGCCATCGGCCCGGCGAACGCCGCGGCGTTTCGCGGGTCGGCGACGACGAAGCCGTCCAGGCCCTCCCCGACGATCTCGGAGGCCCCGTTCATCGCGGTCGTGACGACCGGGAGGCCGCACGCCATCGCCTCGAGGCAGACGTTCGCGAACGGGTCGTAGCGGGTCGGGAGGACGAGGTAGTCGGCGGCGCCGTAGTACGGGCGGATGTCGGCGAGGTGCCCGAGGAAGCGGATGCGCGCCGCCGCGCCGAGCCCGCGGGCGAGGGAGGCGAAGCGGTCCGTGCCCCCCCTCCCCGCCACGAGGAGGTGCGTCCGGCGGTTCGCCGGGACGGCGGCGGCGCGGAGGGCGGTCTCGAGCCCCTTGCGGACCGGGTTGTGGGAGGCGAACAGGGCCACAGACGCCCCCGCGGGGATCCCGAGCTCCGCGAGGACCCGGGCGCGGTGTAGCGCGCGGAGGCGGGGGTGGAACATACCGTGGTCGACGCCGTTGTAGACCACCGACACCCGGCCCGGGGGGTACGGGTAGCGGGCGAGGAGCTGGTCTCGGCAGAGGCGCGAGTTGGCGATGACGCGGCCGCAGAGGCGCGGGTCGAAGATCCGCCTCTCCAGGTGCAGCGCGAGCCAGGTGAACGGGCGCGTGTAGGCGACCAGGCGGCCGGCGGCGGTGTCCGCCTTCTCCCGGAGCCAGACCCGGTGGATCCCCCCGCCCATCCGGTAGACGTCGAGCGGGTAGAAGCGGGTGAGGCCGCTCACGACGTCCCACCCCCCCCCGGCGAGCATTCGGCGCGCGCGCCGGATGAACAGGACGGTTTTCAGCGAGGGCCCCGCCGCGGCGGGAACGGGCACACGGTGGAAGACGAAGCCGCCCCCCTCCGCCATTTCGCCGCGCGCGGCGAAGACGTGCAGGTCGTGCCCCCCCGCCGCGAGGGCGCCGAGCAGGCGCGACAGGTACCGTTCCTGCCCCCCGCGGGAAGGGGCGTAGTCGGAGATGAGGAAGGCGATTTTCATCTGAGCCGTATGACGCGCGATTCAGCCCCTTGGAGGCAGCAGGTCCCTGACGGCGGCGAAGACCTCCTCCGCGGCGACGGCCGTCATGCAGCGGTGGTCCGCGGGGCAGCGCCGCTTCAGGCACGGGGCGCAGGAGGTCTCCCGCCTGACGATCGTCGCCCGGTTCGAGAGCGGGCCCGTGGCGACGGGGTCCGTCGGGCCGACAACCGCCACGACCGGCGTCCCGACGGCGGCGGCCAGGTGCATCGGCCCGGTGTCGTTGCTCACGAAGACCGCGCAGCGCGCCGCGAGGGCCGCCAGCTGCGCCACTGTCGTCTCGCCCGCGACGTTGATCCCGTCCGGGCCGAGCGGGGCGCAGACGGCCCCGGCGCGCTCCCGTTCCGCCGCCCCCCCCACCGCGAGGATCGCGGCGCCGAGACGGTCGCGCAGGAGGCGGGCGAGGGAGGCGAACCGCTCCTGCGGCCAGCACTTCGCCTCGCCGTAGGTCGCGCCCGCGTTCAGCCCGACGACCGTCCGCCCCGGGGCGACCCCCCGCGCCCGGAGCAGGGCGTCGGCCTGTTCGAGGAGGGAAGCGGGCAGGCCGAGCGACGGGCGGGGATCCGCCTCGACCGCACCGAGCGTCCGCACGAGCGCGAGGTAGCGGTGCACCTGGTGCCCCTCGAAGGCGGACGCCGCCCCCTCCCCCGCCTCGCCGCGGCGCGCGTGCCCGCCGTGATTGCGCGGATCGGCAAGCCGTTTCCCGCGCGGAACCGGGACGGGGGAGGTGAGGAGGAGACCGCGCCCGTCCGTCGCGTAGCCGACGCGCCTGCGGACCCCGCCGAGGAAAAAGAGGAGCGCGGAGGAGAACGAGTTCGGGAGGAGGACGCCCAGGTCGTACCGGTCGCGCCTGAGTGCGGCGATGAGCGTTCGCGCCCCCCGCAGGCCCGCGGGCCTCGGCACGGGCACGACCCTGTCCGCGGAGCCCTCGAGTTCCCAGAGGCAGGCGAGGTTCGCGGGGGCGAGCATCGTGATCGGCGAGCCCGGGAAGAGGGCCCGGAGCGCCCGCACCGCCGGGATGGCGATCACCGAGTCGCCCAGCCAGTTCGTTCCCCTGACCGCGATCCGGACGGTTTCGCTCATAGCTCCTCCGGCCGCTTCTTTTTCCGCCAGCGGCGCGCCATCCAGAGCCACAGGTCGGGGCGCCGGCGGACCCACCCCTCGAGCACCCGGTTCATCCGGGCGCACCCCTCGGCGATGTCGGCTTTCCGGTCGCCGGTGTCGGGGATCTCGATCGGGTCGCAGGCGTGGACCTCGTGGCGGCTGTACCCGACGCGCACGTCGAAGACCGGGACGATCGAGGCGCCGGTCTTCATCGCCAGCACGACGGCCGAGGGGGTCGTGGAGACCGGCCGGCCGAAGAACGGGGCGAACGGGGCGAAACGCCCCGCGTACTGGTCCGAGAGGATGGCCACGCAGTAGTTGCGGCCGAGAAGGTCGATAATGTCCTGCGCCACCCACTTCTTCTTGATCGGCATCAGGTTGCACATCGAGCGCCGCCGCTCGATCTCCCGGTAGATGAGGGAGTTCCGGAACGGCCTGCCCACCGCCGCGACCGGTCCCATCAGGGGGGCGTCGCTCAGGGCCATGAACTCCCAGTTCCCGTAGTGGGAGACGAGGAAGATGAGCCCCTTCCCCTTCGCCCGCACCGCCCGGATCGCCTCCCCGTTGATGAGTTCTATGTCGGGCCCGCCGCGGCGCCTGATCTTCGGGGTGAGCATGAACTCGGTCATCGTGAGGAAGAGGTTCCTGAAGGAACCGCGCGCGATGCGGCGCTTCTCCGCGACGGTCTTCGCATCCCCGTACGCGAGGTCGAGGTTCGCCAGGGCCACCCGCCTGTAGCGGCTGTTCGGCAGGAAGGCGAGCCGGGAGAGGCCGGCGGCGATCCGGTAGACGAGCCCCTCGGGCAGGAGCTGGAGAGCCCCGCAGAACGCCTTGAGCAGGAGCCAGGCCGGGTAGTGCCGCCAGGGGACGCGTGCTTCCTCGCTCATGCCGCGCCTCCTTCTTCGCGCCCGCGCGGGCGGGGGGCGGGATGCGCCCGTCGCATCGCCCAGAGCAGGCCGAGGAGCACGATCCAGCCGAAGACGCCGGTGACCACCCGCCCGTCGCCGAAGAACCAGGGGGCCACCCCCTTCGCCCGGTTCAGGAGGAGCCCCTCCGCCTTGATGCCGAAGACGCAGCCCGCGTGCAGCCCCATCGCGAGGTAGAGCGAGCCGGTCCTGAGGACCGACGCGCCGAGCAGCAGGCCGAAGAGGAAGAGGCCGACGAAGCCCGGGAGCACCTCCGCCGGGGAGCAGAGCGGCGCGAAGAAGTACGCCAGCGCCTTGAAGCCGAGGAGCGGGTCGAAGGCGGCGGGCGCCGGCATATCCGAGGCGTTGAAGAAGTGCACGATCGCGAAGAAGGCGCTCATCGCGACGACGGAGACGGCGGCGGGGAGGGTGCGGAGGCACGCCTGCAGCACGAATCCCCTGAAAAAGATCTCCTCGATGATCGCCACCACCACCCCCGTGAGAAACGCCTTCCCGACTTCGAACAGGAGCTCGCCTGAACCGGAGAAGTAGAGCCCGGGGATGCGCGCGCCGTATCGGGCCATCACGAGCAGCATCGCGGCGAGCGCCCCCGCGCCCGCGAGCCACCCGCGCAGGAAGAGGGGGGCGGGCCCGTCGGCGCCCCGCAACCCCACCGAGGCCAGCGAGACGATCTCGAGGCGGCGGCGCCAGGCGACGAGGAAGAGGACGCTGACGATGAGGACGACCCGGCGCATCACGCGGTCGAACGGGAAGTCGAGCGCTTCGTCGAGGGCCGGGCAGGCGCCGCGGATCAGGTCGATGCCGAGCGCCGCCCACGGCGCGACGATGCAGCTCGCCAGCAGCGAGAGGAGCAGCACGACGGCGAGACGCTGGTATGGTTGCATAGCAGGGGATGCGCGCGCCCGGGCGATCGCCTCCCCGGGCCGGCGGGGCTCAGAAGTCGGCGCCCCGCTTCTCCGCCCACTCCGCGTAGCGGCAGACCCCGCGCGTGGAGCGGCGGATGAACTCGACGAAATGGCGCACCTCGGGCGTCATCTCCCCCTTCTCGATCTCCTCGATCGCGCGGGAGGCGTTGAGGCCCGAGGCATAGAAGGTCTTGAACGCCTCCTTCAGGCGCGTCCGTCCCGCCTGCGTCACGCCGGCGCGCCGCAACCCGACGACGTTCAGGCCGGACGCGGCCGCGGGGCGCCCGCCCGCGATGACGAACGGCGGGATGTCGCGGTTGACGGCGGAGAGGCCGCTCAGCATCGCGAGGCGCCCGATGCGGCTGAACTGGTGGATGACGACCGCGCCCGAGATGACGACGTTGTCCTCCACGACCGTGTGCCCCGCGATGAGCGCGCAGCTCGTGACGATGACGCGGTTGCCGATGACGCAGTCGTGGCCGGCGTGGGAGAGCGCCATGAAGTAGTTGTGGTCCCCGATCACCGTCGCCTCGTTCTCGACCATGGCGCGGTGGACCGTGACGTGCTCCCTGAAGGTGTTGCCGGCGCCTATCCGGAGGAAGGTCGGAACGTCCTTGAATGAGAGCGACTGGGGAAGGTCCCCCAGCACCGCCCCGGCGTGGATCCGGTTGTTCTCGCCGATCGAGGTGCGGCGCTTGATGCAGGCGTGGCTCTCGATCACCGTGCCGCGGCCGATCGACACGTCCCCCTCGATCACGGCGTACGGCCCGACCGTGACGTCGTCCGCGATCTCCGCCGCGGCGTCTATCACGGCCGTCGGATGGATCTGCTTCATTCAGGCGCCGGACCTTTCCCGCGCCGCGCGGCGGTGCCGAGCGACTCGAACACCCATTCTAGCATCTGCGCCTCCCCCCCGCCAATTTTCATTTCGATCTCGAGGACGCGGAGCGGGAGGGGGAGCGTCGGCGTCTCCGGGATTCGGACGGCGTCCTTGGCGGTCGTCACGAGAACCGCGGCGCCCGCCGCCGCCGCCGCGCGGGCGAGCGTCTCGATCTCCGCGGGACGGTACGGGTGGTGGTCGGGGAATCGGCGGGAGAGGACGACGCGCGCCCCGAGGCCCTCGAGCGTGCGGAAAAACCCCTCCGGCTCGGCGAGGCCGCAGAAGGCGGCGACCGGCGTCTTCCGAAGCGAGGCCGGGTCCTCCACGGGCCCCGGGCCGGGCCGGGCGAGCCGCGCGGGCTGGTGCGTCGCGGTGAAGATCCGCGCCCCCGCCCCGAGTTCGCGAAGTCGCCGGAGCGCGTGCGGCGGCGGCGGACCCGGGCAGCGCGTGAAGACGATCGCGTCCGCGCGGCGGGCGGCGGACGGCGGCTCGCGGAGCCGCCCCGCGGGCAGGAGGCGGCCGTTGCCGAACGGGTTTGTCCCGTCGAGGAGGAGGATGTCGAGGTCGCGCCGGAGGCGGCGGTGCTGGAAACCGTCGTCGAGGATGAAGACGTCCACCGGGAAGCGGCGCGCCGCCATCTCCCCGGCCCGCAGGCGGTCCGGGTCGATCGCGACAACGGTGCCCGGGAGCCCGCGGGCGAGCAGGTGCGCCTCGTCCCCGGCCTCGCGGGGCGAAAGGATCGCCCCCGCGCCGTTTGAGACGAGGCGCGGGAAGAAGGGGCCCTCCGCCGAGGCGCCGTAGCCCCTGCTCAGCACCGCCGCGCGCAGCCCCCGCGCCCGGAGGCCGCGCGCGAGGAGCATCGCGAACGGCGTCTTACCCGCGCCGCCGACGGCGAGGTTCCCGACGCTGATGACCGGGCGCGGGAGGCGCCGCGCGCGGAGGAGGCCGCGGTCGAACGCCGCGTTCCGGGCGGCGACCGCCAGCCGGTAGGCGAGCGACGGCGGGGCGAGGGCGAGGCGCAGGCAGCCGGCGGCGGCGCCGCGGCGCCGCCCCTCCACGATGTCGGCCCAGCCCAGTGCGTTCATGCACGCCCCCCGCGCGCGCCGCGCCGCCTTCTAGTCCGGCACGAGCCCCCGCAGCAGCTCCAGGTTCCGCCGCGTCGCGCCGCGGCTGCCCGCCATCGCCTCCGCCGCGCGCCGCCCGAGCTCCTCCCGAAGGGGGGCGTCCGCGAGCAGGGCGACGACCGATTCGGCGAGCCCGCGGGCGTCGGCGACCTGCACGGCGCCCCGGGCGCGGAGGAGGAGCTCCGCCGCCTCGCGGAAGTTCTGCATCGAGGGCCCGAAGAGGACCGCCTTGCCCAGACTCGCCGGCTCGATGATGTTCTGCCCCCCGCCGCCGACGAGGCTTTTGCCGACGAAGACCAGCGTCGCCGCGCGGTAGATGGCCGTGAGCTCGCCGATCGTGTCCGCCACGAGCACCGCCCCCGCGGGGACCCTCGCCCCGGCCGGGTGGCGGGACCTGAGGACGCAGGCGGCGCCGCGCCGTTCGCAGAGCGCCTGCACCTCCTCCCCGCGCTCGGGGTGGCGCGGCACGATGACCAGGGCGGTCTCGGGTCTTTCGCGCCGCGCCGCGTCCCACGCGTCGAGCACCGCCTCCTCCTCGCCCCGGTGCGTGCTGCCCGCGACGATCACCGGCGCGTACGCCTCCAGCCCAAGCGCGAGGCGGGCGCCGCGCGTCTCTTCCTCGCCGGCCGGCAGAAGCCCGCAGTCGAACTTCATGTTCCCGCCGACGGCGACCCTCTCCGCCGGCGCGCCGAGCGCGACGATCCGCTCCGCGTCGAGGACGGTCTGCATGCTGAAGCGCCGTATCGAGGGGAGGATCCGCCGCAGCAGGAACCGCGCCCTGCGGTAGCCGCGGAACGACCGGTCCGAGATGCGGCCGTTCACGACGGCGAGCGGGACGCCCCGGCGCGCGGCCTCGGCGATGAAGTTGGGCCAGAGCTCGGTCTCGACGATCGCGACGAAATCGGGGGAGACGAGATCGAAGGCGCGCCTGACCGCGGAAGGCAGATCGAGGGGGAAGTAGAAGGCGGTCGCCCACCCGCCCGCCTTCTCCCTCGCCACCCGCTGCCCCGTGAGGGTGACGGTCGAGAGCACGACGCGGTGTCCGGGGAGGGCCTCCGCGAGCGCCTTCACGAGCGGGAGCGCGGCGAGGACCTCGCCCACGGAGACCGCGTGGATCCAGACGCGCCGCCTCCCGCGGAGCGCGTCCCGCAGCGGAGACGGGTAGCGGCCGAGGCGCTGCCGGATGCCGGCGCGGTACTTCTCCCGCCGCGCCACCTGGACGGCGAACCAGGGCAGCGAGAGGGCGAAGAAGAGCCGGAGCAAGGCGTTGTAGAAACGGAGAACCTTCGTCATCGAATCACGCCCGCGGGTGGGCCTCCTCGTAGACCTTCTTCATCCGCTCGGCGGTCACGTGCGTGTAGACCTGCGTGGTGGAGAGGCTCGCGTGCCCAAGGAGCTCCTGCACCGCCCGGAGGTCCGCGCCCGCGTCGAGCAGGTGTGTGGCGAACGAGTGCCGGAGGTAGTGCGGGGAGACGCGCGCCTCGAGGGCGGCCCTGCGCACGTGCCGGTCGATCACATCCCGGACGGACCTGGCGGTGAGCCGCCCCCCGCCGCGGTTGACGAAGACCGGCGTGCGCGCCTCACCCCGCGCCCGGAGGGGGCCGAGGTTCCGCGCCTCCAGGTAGGCCATCAGGGCTGCGACGGCGGGCTTCCCGAGCGGGACGAGCCGCTCCTTCTTCCCCTTCCCCTTCGCCCGCGCCATCTCGCCGAGGAGGTCCAGGTCGTCCGCGTCGAGCGCCGTGAGCTCGCTTACCCGCATCCCCGTGCTGTAGAGCGTCTCGAGGATGGCGCGGTCGCGGATGTCGAGCAGACGCTCCCCCCCCGCCGACTCGATCAGGCGGCGCACGGCGTCCACGTCGAGGAACCGGGGCAGCGCCTTCCTGCGCTTCGGGGTCGCGACGCCCGCGAACGGGTTGACCGCCGACATACGTTCGCGGACCATGAAGCGGTAGAAGGAGCGCAGCGACGAGACGAGGCGGCCGATGCTCGCCCGGGAGAGGCCCGCGGCGGCGACCTCGGCGAGGTACTGGCGGATCAGGGAACGGTCGGCGAGACGCCAGTGGCCTTCGGCGACGCCGCGGGCCCTCCGCGACAGGAAGGCGGAGAAGCGCTCGATGTCGCGCCGGTAGGCGTCGAGCGTGTGCGGGGAGGCGTCCTTCTCCGCCCGAAGGTAGCCGAGGAACCTTTCGACGGATGCGTCCATCAGTGCCTTTCTCCCCGCCGCGCCGCCGTCCTTCCGCGGCGGCGGCGCGTCAA encodes:
- a CDS encoding glycosyltransferase family 2 protein; amino-acid sequence: MTDLSVVVVGWNSARYLRGCLSSIPAGAGRLSVEIFVVDNASRDGSAALVREEFPRVRLIANTANRGFAAANNQALRLASGRYALLLNPDTKVHEGALERLAAFMDAEPGVGACGPLLLNEDGSIQHAARRFPTFAFAFASKTVLGRLGFFRRAYERVKMRGERFDKAVEVDQPSGAALFLRRSALDRVGLLDEGYFIFFEEVDLCRRIKDAGWRIVLRPEAVVTHYGGRSRRQNRAGVILPGARSLLRYFRKHEGGVRAALFELAFRPLFALGICVDAARAGLKAGLYRLRPGKRAGAAEKQALFVAYCTFIRRDLFWFLFSLWE
- a CDS encoding glycosyltransferase family 4 protein, whose protein sequence is MHIAFLTTRFEKPSFRFRAAQFIPYLERHGAACTPLRIPPAGFRRIRLLRSLGGYDVVVVQKKLLRPLDRFILRRAARRLVYDVDDAVIYREDGRTASPHRARMRRFRGMVRMSDLVLAGNETLRGMAARHSARVFCFPTVVDTERYRPAARAAHAPPVVGWSGSRSTNPYLNELLPVLDRLARRVPFTLRVVSDTADGIDFAGHAAVRSEFSRWSAADEVAEFSGFDIGLMPLPDTPWARGKCALKALVYMACGVPAVCAPVGVISTIITNGRNGFLASSPAEWEGALERLLRDPAVRQAVSARGRETVEQRYSLAAHAPRLLAILSDLCGKGAS
- a CDS encoding class I SAM-dependent methyltransferase; the encoded protein is MNDTRSACGDPLTRLKTSWSTLYKTRREIQSKFPDFWDLGVRKKHLEVVLEEIRDGDSILDIGSSTRELRQRLMDVCGYRLSYKSMDIDRETKQDFYSLDEIKERFNVVFLFEVIEHLSFEDGVQLLSAIHELLLPGGKLILTTPNAFHPNRLWEYSHKVTYRYDEIGGILISLGFKVKKIFRIYNDAFFRRLFRIWVAAPLHKYLCVDFAKSILVVAERE
- a CDS encoding glycosyltransferase family 4 protein, with the protein product MKIAFLISDYAPSRGGQERYLSRLLGALAAGGHDLHVFAARGEMAEGGGFVFHRVPVPAAAGPSLKTVLFIRRARRMLAGGGWDVVSGLTRFYPLDVYRMGGGIHRVWLREKADTAAGRLVAYTRPFTWLALHLERRIFDPRLCGRVIANSRLCRDQLLARYPYPPGRVSVVYNGVDHGMFHPRLRALHRARVLAELGIPAGASVALFASHNPVRKGLETALRAAAVPANRRTHLLVAGRGGTDRFASLARGLGAAARIRFLGHLADIRPYYGAADYLVLPTRYDPFANVCLEAMACGLPVVTTAMNGASEIVGEGLDGFVVADPRNAAAFAGPMAALAREETRARMAEAARRKSLAYTVEANAEATLAVYRLAMEERRGIAR
- a CDS encoding glycosyltransferase family 9 protein, giving the protein MSETVRIAVRGTNWLGDSVIAIPAVRALRALFPGSPITMLAPANLACLWELEGSADRVVPVPRPAGLRGARTLIAALRRDRYDLGVLLPNSFSSALLFFLGGVRRRVGYATDGRGLLLTSPVPVPRGKRLADPRNHGGHARRGEAGEGAASAFEGHQVHRYLALVRTLGAVEADPRPSLGLPASLLEQADALLRARGVAPGRTVVGLNAGATYGEAKCWPQERFASLARLLRDRLGAAILAVGGAAERERAGAVCAPLGPDGINVAGETTVAQLAALAARCAVFVSNDTGPMHLAAAVGTPVVAVVGPTDPVATGPLSNRATIVRRETSCAPCLKRRCPADHRCMTAVAAEEVFAAVRDLLPPRG
- a CDS encoding CPBP family intramembrane metalloprotease; this translates as MQPYQRLAVVLLLSLLASCIVAPWAALGIDLIRGACPALDEALDFPFDRVMRRVVLIVSVLFLVAWRRRLEIVSLASVGLRGADGPAPLFLRGWLAGAGALAAMLLVMARYGARIPGLYFSGSGELLFEVGKAFLTGVVVAIIEEIFFRGFVLQACLRTLPAAVSVVAMSAFFAIVHFFNASDMPAPAAFDPLLGFKALAYFFAPLCSPAEVLPGFVGLFLFGLLLGASVLRTGSLYLAMGLHAGCVFGIKAEGLLLNRAKGVAPWFFGDGRVVTGVFGWIVLLGLLWAMRRAHPAPRPRGREEGGAA
- the lpxA gene encoding acyl-ACP--UDP-N-acetylglucosamine O-acyltransferase, which produces MKQIHPTAVIDAAAEIADDVTVGPYAVIEGDVSIGRGTVIESHACIKRRTSIGENNRIHAGAVLGDLPQSLSFKDVPTFLRIGAGNTFREHVTVHRAMVENEATVIGDHNYFMALSHAGHDCVIGNRVIVTSCALIAGHTVVEDNVVISGAVVIHQFSRIGRLAMLSGLSAVNRDIPPFVIAGGRPAAASGLNVVGLRRAGVTQAGRTRLKEAFKTFYASGLNASRAIEEIEKGEMTPEVRHFVEFIRRSTRGVCRYAEWAEKRGADF
- the lpxK gene encoding tetraacyldisaccharide 4'-kinase gives rise to the protein MNALGWADIVEGRRRGAAAGCLRLALAPPSLAYRLAVAARNAAFDRGLLRARRLPRPVISVGNLAVGGAGKTPFAMLLARGLRARGLRAAVLSRGYGASAEGPFFPRLVSNGAGAILSPREAGDEAHLLARGLPGTVVAIDPDRLRAGEMAARRFPVDVFILDDGFQHRRLRRDLDILLLDGTNPFGNGRLLPAGRLREPPSAARRADAIVFTRCPGPPPPHALRRLRELGAGARIFTATHQPARLARPGPGPVEDPASLRKTPVAAFCGLAEPEGFFRTLEGLGARVVLSRRFPDHHPYRPAEIETLARAAAAAGAAVLVTTAKDAVRIPETPTLPLPLRVLEIEMKIGGGEAQMLEWVFESLGTAARRGKGPAPE
- a CDS encoding 3-deoxy-D-manno-octulosonic acid transferase; its protein translation is MTKVLRFYNALLRLFFALSLPWFAVQVARREKYRAGIRQRLGRYPSPLRDALRGRRRVWIHAVSVGEVLAALPLVKALAEALPGHRVVLSTVTLTGQRVAREKAGGWATAFYFPLDLPSAVRRAFDLVSPDFVAIVETELWPNFIAEAARRGVPLAVVNGRISDRSFRGYRRARFLLRRILPSIRRFSMQTVLDAERIVALGAPAERVAVGGNMKFDCGLLPAGEEETRGARLALGLEAYAPVIVAGSTHRGEEEAVLDAWDAARRERPETALVIVPRHPERGEEVQALCERRGAACVLRSRHPAGARVPAGAVLVADTIGELTAIYRAATLVFVGKSLVGGGGQNIIEPASLGKAVLFGPSMQNFREAAELLLRARGAVQVADARGLAESVVALLADAPLREELGRRAAEAMAGSRGATRRNLELLRGLVPD